A genomic segment from Pseudoxanthomonas sp. CF385 encodes:
- a CDS encoding dipeptidase, which yields MLLGSLYSPVSAAGPVSADAQRVHEAALVLDTHLDTPANLARPGWDIADDHAHEGDLSQVDLPRMKAGGLDGGFWVIYTGQGARDDAGKQAARNHGLERLVAIREMLASHADTMELALTPDDALRIAKTGKRVSFISMENAAPLAADPSLLVAYHRLGLRMLGITHVLNNDFGDSSTDAKGPEWGGLSPAGKALVADANRLGIVLDASHASDAVFDQLLEQSRAPIVLSHTSADAIFDHPRNIDDARIRRLAAKGGVIHVNAFGGYLVSIPKIPEREAALDALSDKYGPEGRLSVEGAPAYLAERRAIDARYPVKRATFDDYMAHLLHIIKVAGADHVGIGADWDGGGGVVGMEDVSALPLITQRLLAAGYSEDDIRKIWGGNLLRVMRETQAIAAPSTAD from the coding sequence ATGTTGCTCGGAAGTCTGTACTCGCCCGTCTCGGCGGCCGGCCCCGTCTCGGCGGATGCGCAACGCGTGCACGAAGCCGCGCTCGTGCTCGACACCCATCTCGACACGCCCGCCAACCTCGCGCGGCCGGGGTGGGACATCGCGGACGACCATGCGCATGAAGGCGATCTCTCGCAGGTCGACCTGCCGCGCATGAAGGCCGGTGGGTTGGATGGCGGCTTCTGGGTGATCTACACCGGGCAGGGCGCGCGCGACGACGCAGGCAAGCAAGCAGCGCGAAACCATGGACTGGAGCGGCTGGTCGCGATCCGCGAGATGCTCGCCTCCCACGCGGACACGATGGAACTCGCGCTGACGCCGGACGATGCGTTGCGTATCGCGAAGACAGGCAAGCGTGTGTCGTTCATCAGCATGGAGAACGCGGCGCCCCTGGCCGCGGACCCGAGCCTGCTCGTGGCGTACCACCGGCTCGGCTTACGCATGCTGGGGATCACGCATGTGTTGAACAACGATTTCGGCGACTCCTCCACCGATGCGAAGGGCCCCGAATGGGGTGGCCTGAGCCCGGCTGGCAAGGCGCTGGTCGCCGATGCGAACCGGCTGGGTATCGTGCTGGATGCTTCGCATGCAAGCGATGCCGTGTTCGACCAGCTGCTGGAGCAGTCGCGCGCACCCATCGTGCTGTCGCACACAAGCGCGGATGCGATCTTCGATCATCCCCGCAATATCGATGACGCCCGTATCCGCCGTCTTGCGGCCAAGGGGGGCGTCATTCACGTGAATGCATTCGGTGGCTATCTCGTCAGTATTCCCAAGATCCCTGAGCGAGAAGCGGCACTCGACGCGCTGTCGGACAAGTACGGACCGGAGGGCAGGTTGTCCGTCGAAGGGGCGCCGGCCTATCTGGCCGAGCGGCGCGCCATCGACGCGCGTTACCCGGTGAAGCGTGCGACGTTCGATGACTACATGGCGCATCTGCTCCACATCATCAAGGTTGCGGGTGCGGACCATGTCGGCATCGGCGCGGATTGGGATGGCGGCGGCGGTGTCGTCGGTATGGAGGATGTCAGTGCCCTGCCGCTGATCACCCAGCGTCTACTTGCGGCGGGCTACAGTGAAGACGACATTCGCAAGATCTGGGGTGGCAACCTGTTGAGGGTGATGCGAGAGACCCAGGCGATCGCCGCACCCAGCACCGCGGATTGA
- a CDS encoding metal-dependent hydrolase, with translation MDESITPRRFVEALPHDVPKHWLPGNEVVSSLLNAYTVLVPANEAFYIRTLNACQSRIADPALRARCQAFIRQEAQHGVAHKRYWQNLDAQGYAYRGFERVVDRVIFRTMDRWGPLWLRASLVSCVEHINAYLGYEFLSQAILSEADPRVRDLMEWHFAEEIEHRAVAFDLLQAVAPRYAVRLAGALTTAALFYLLMTGLAIALLAQDRLLWRRSTLHQAVEHVGPGHQMGRRTLRHLWNYLKPGFHPAQLGGDAVAAATLARQTAARPPVVVAMGAKAE, from the coding sequence ATGGACGAATCGATCACGCCGCGCCGTTTCGTGGAAGCGCTGCCGCATGACGTGCCCAAGCACTGGTTGCCGGGCAACGAGGTCGTGTCCTCGCTGCTGAACGCCTATACGGTGCTCGTGCCTGCGAATGAGGCCTTCTATATCCGCACGTTGAATGCCTGCCAGTCGCGGATCGCCGACCCGGCCTTGCGGGCACGATGCCAGGCCTTCATCCGTCAGGAAGCGCAGCACGGGGTGGCGCACAAGCGCTACTGGCAGAACCTCGACGCGCAGGGTTATGCCTATCGCGGTTTCGAGCGCGTCGTCGACCGCGTCATCTTCAGGACGATGGATCGGTGGGGGCCCTTATGGCTGCGTGCGTCGCTCGTCAGCTGCGTCGAGCACATCAATGCGTACCTCGGCTACGAGTTCCTGTCCCAAGCCATCCTCTCGGAGGCCGATCCGCGGGTGCGTGATCTGATGGAGTGGCATTTCGCTGAGGAGATCGAGCACCGGGCCGTGGCGTTTGATCTGCTGCAGGCCGTCGCTCCGCGATATGCCGTCCGGCTGGCGGGCGCACTGACGACGGCGGCCCTGTTCTACCTGCTGATGACGGGGCTGGCCATCGCGCTGCTGGCCCAGGACCGGTTGTTGTGGCGCAGGAGTACGTTGCATCAGGCGGTCGAGCATGTCGGGCCCGGCCACCAGATGGGGCGCCGCACGCTCCGGCACCTGTGGAACTACCTGAAGCCCGGCTTTCATCCGGCACAACTGGGGGGCGATGCGGTCGCGGCGGCCACGCTGGCCCGGCAGACGGCGGCACGTCCCCCGGTGGTCGTCGCCATGGGCGCCAAAGCTGAATGA
- the rpoH gene encoding RNA polymerase sigma factor RpoH, producing the protein MNQITSTTALVPNNLPIPSALGSLDAYISAVHQIPVLSVENERELANRYREDEDLDAARELVHSHLRFVVHVARGYNGYGLPLGDLIQEGNIGLMKAVKRFDPDMGVRLVSFAVHWIRAEMHEFILKNWRIVKVATTKAQRKLFFNLRKSKTRLGWMNAEEVSVIAKDLNVSEREVLEMEARLSGRDIGFDAPSDEDDDHAPPSPASYLVAHDEDPSQAYERADSEDNQLELLREGLANLDDRSRDIIKRRWLDGESKVTLQELADEYGISAERVRQVEANALKKMKALFAA; encoded by the coding sequence ATGAACCAGATCACCTCCACCACCGCCCTGGTCCCCAACAACCTCCCGATCCCCAGCGCCCTGGGTTCGCTCGACGCTTACATCAGCGCCGTGCACCAGATTCCCGTGCTGTCGGTCGAGAACGAGCGCGAGCTCGCCAACCGCTACCGCGAGGACGAAGACCTCGACGCCGCGCGCGAGCTGGTGCATTCGCACCTGCGCTTCGTCGTGCACGTCGCCCGCGGCTACAACGGCTACGGTCTGCCGCTGGGCGACCTGATCCAGGAAGGCAATATCGGCCTGATGAAGGCCGTGAAGCGTTTCGACCCCGACATGGGGGTTCGCCTGGTGAGTTTCGCGGTGCACTGGATCCGTGCCGAAATGCACGAGTTCATCCTGAAGAACTGGCGCATCGTGAAGGTCGCCACGACCAAGGCGCAGCGCAAGCTGTTCTTCAACCTGCGCAAGTCCAAGACCCGCCTCGGCTGGATGAACGCGGAAGAGGTCAGCGTCATTGCGAAGGACCTCAACGTATCCGAGCGCGAAGTGCTCGAGATGGAAGCGCGCCTGTCGGGCCGTGACATCGGCTTCGATGCGCCTTCAGACGAGGACGACGACCATGCGCCGCCGTCGCCGGCCAGCTACCTGGTCGCCCACGACGAGGACCCGTCGCAGGCCTACGAGCGTGCCGACAGCGAGGACAACCAGCTCGAGCTGTTGCGCGAGGGCCTGGCGAACCTGGACGACCGTTCGCGCGACATCATCAAGCGCCGCTGGCTGGATGGCGAAAGCAAGGTGACGCTGCAGGAACTGGCCGATGAGTACGGTATCTCCGCCGAACGCGTGCGCCAGGTCGAAGCCAATGCACTGAAGAAGATGAAGGCCTTGTTCGCTGCCTGA
- a CDS encoding DUF1203 domain-containing protein, translating into MSFVIRGLSPAPFLPLFALDGVALAARNIRRVVATADHGFPCRVTLQDARQGDALLLLPYVHHDVAGPYRGSGPIFVSEAALQTPPAEFRDTLPPTFPRRLLSLRAYDAEGVMRDAEVSEGVDALPHLQRLLDAPGVAYLHVHNARRGCYACRVDPA; encoded by the coding sequence ATGTCGTTCGTGATCCGGGGCCTGTCTCCCGCACCCTTCCTGCCGCTGTTCGCGCTCGACGGGGTCGCGCTGGCCGCACGCAACATCCGCCGCGTCGTCGCCACCGCCGACCATGGGTTCCCTTGCCGCGTCACGCTTCAGGATGCACGCCAGGGAGATGCCCTGTTGCTGCTTCCCTACGTGCACCACGACGTCGCCGGCCCGTATCGCGGCAGCGGACCGATCTTCGTCAGCGAAGCCGCCCTGCAGACGCCGCCGGCGGAGTTCCGCGACACGCTTCCGCCCACGTTTCCACGGCGCCTGCTGTCGCTGCGCGCATACGACGCGGAAGGCGTGATGCGCGATGCGGAGGTCAGCGAAGGCGTCGATGCGCTTCCGCACCTGCAACGCCTCCTCGATGCGCCGGGCGTCGCCTACCTGCACGTCCACAATGCGCGCCGCGGCTGCTATGCCTGCCGCGTCGATCCTGCCTGA
- a CDS encoding NAD(P)/FAD-dependent oxidoreductase: MVGGGFGGLWATRALDGAPVRITLIDRHNHHLFQPLLYQVATAGLSAPDIAAPLRHILRKQRNVEVRLADVASVVPHDKQVVLADGNALAFDYLLLATGATHAYFGHDEWAAHAPGLKTLDDALQLRRHLLLAFERAEAENDPAKRAAWLSFAVVGGGPTGVELAGTLAEIARHTLKNEFRHIDPSQARVRLVEAGPRVLASFPEALSEKARLQLEKLGVEVATGTPVSHIDDDGYRLGDVFVPAKTVVWAAGVAASPLARTLGVPLDRAGRVHVQPDLSVPGHPDIFVAGDLASFTSDGRPVPGVAPAAKQMGGHVAAVLRARLAGRPSPAAFRYRDYGNLATIGRMAAVVDFGRLKFSGLLAWWFWLTAHVFFLIGFRNRLVVLLNWFWAYWSYQRGARIILGKDDDQAGSTRQA, encoded by the coding sequence ATCGTCGGCGGCGGTTTCGGGGGCCTCTGGGCCACGCGGGCGCTGGATGGCGCTCCGGTGAGGATCACCCTGATCGATCGCCACAACCACCATCTGTTCCAGCCGCTGCTGTACCAGGTCGCGACCGCGGGCCTCTCCGCACCCGACATCGCCGCACCGCTGCGGCACATCCTGCGCAAGCAGCGCAACGTCGAAGTACGCCTGGCCGATGTCGCCTCGGTCGTCCCGCACGACAAGCAGGTGGTGTTGGCCGATGGGAACGCCCTCGCGTTCGACTACCTGCTGCTGGCCACTGGCGCGACGCACGCCTACTTCGGCCACGACGAATGGGCTGCGCATGCGCCGGGGCTGAAGACGCTCGACGACGCGCTGCAGCTGCGCCGCCACCTGCTGCTCGCCTTCGAGCGCGCCGAAGCCGAGAACGATCCGGCGAAGCGCGCGGCCTGGCTCAGCTTCGCCGTCGTCGGCGGCGGCCCGACCGGCGTCGAGCTGGCCGGTACGCTGGCCGAAATCGCACGGCATACGTTGAAGAACGAGTTCCGCCACATCGATCCCTCACAGGCGCGTGTACGCCTGGTGGAAGCAGGCCCGCGCGTACTGGCGTCGTTCCCCGAAGCCCTCTCGGAAAAGGCGCGCCTGCAGTTGGAGAAACTGGGCGTGGAAGTGGCGACCGGCACGCCCGTCAGTCATATCGATGATGACGGCTACCGCTTGGGCGACGTGTTCGTGCCCGCGAAAACGGTCGTGTGGGCCGCCGGCGTGGCCGCGTCTCCCCTGGCGCGCACGCTCGGCGTGCCGCTGGACCGGGCCGGTCGCGTCCACGTGCAACCGGACCTCAGCGTGCCGGGCCATCCCGACATTTTCGTCGCCGGCGATCTCGCCTCCTTTACCTCGGATGGCCGCCCGGTTCCTGGCGTCGCGCCGGCGGCCAAGCAGATGGGCGGCCACGTGGCGGCCGTGCTGCGCGCGCGGCTGGCGGGACGCCCGTCGCCCGCGGCGTTCCGCTACCGCGACTACGGCAACCTGGCCACGATCGGCCGGATGGCGGCGGTGGTCGACTTCGGCCGATTGAAATTCTCCGGCCTGCTGGCGTGGTGGTTCTGGCTCACCGCGCACGTGTTCTTCCTGATCGGGTTCCGCAACCGGCTCGTCGTGCTGTTGAACTGGTTCTGGGCGTACTGGAGTTACCAGCGCGGCGCGCGGATCATCCTGGGCAAGGACGACGATCAGGCAGGATCGACGCGGCAGGCATAG
- a CDS encoding MFS transporter, with protein sequence MTNTPPDAMTPTRRLRSIFSGSVGNLVEWYDWYVYAAFSLYFADVFFPGDDRTSQLLKTATIFAVGFLMRPLGGWLLGRYADRHGRKRALMLSVVMMCAGSLIIACTPGYASIGIAAPVLLVLARLLQGLSVGGEYGASATYLSEMATRAHRGFWSSFQYVTLVMGHLVALAVLIVLQRVFLTDEQLRDWGWRIPFAIGAAAALVALWLRRNMVETESFVRTESDAGASQQQAQGTLRALMRHPRAVLSVVGLTMGGTLAFYTYTTYVHKFLVNSAGMAAETASLINASTLFVYMLLQPVVGALSDRIGRRRILIAFGVLGTLFTVPILSQLQDVRSATEAFWLVMAALVIVSGYTAINAVVKAELFPVEIRALGVGLPYALTVAIFGGTADMVALWFKRAGMETGFYWYVSACIACSLLVYLWMPDTRRTSLIDRDSD encoded by the coding sequence ATGACGAACACGCCACCTGATGCGATGACGCCCACCCGCCGCCTGCGCAGCATCTTCAGCGGCTCGGTCGGCAATCTGGTGGAGTGGTACGACTGGTACGTCTACGCGGCGTTCTCGCTGTACTTCGCCGACGTGTTCTTCCCCGGCGACGACCGCACCAGCCAGTTGTTGAAGACGGCCACGATCTTCGCCGTCGGCTTCCTGATGCGCCCGTTGGGCGGCTGGCTGCTGGGCCGGTACGCGGACCGCCACGGCCGCAAGCGCGCCCTGATGCTGTCGGTGGTGATGATGTGCGCGGGCTCGCTGATCATCGCCTGCACGCCCGGCTATGCCAGCATCGGCATCGCCGCGCCGGTACTGCTGGTGCTGGCCCGGCTGCTGCAGGGCCTGAGCGTCGGCGGCGAGTACGGCGCGTCGGCGACGTACCTGAGCGAAATGGCCACGCGCGCGCATCGCGGGTTCTGGTCGAGCTTCCAGTACGTCACGCTGGTGATGGGCCACCTGGTCGCACTCGCGGTACTGATCGTCCTGCAGCGCGTTTTCCTCACCGACGAACAACTGCGCGACTGGGGCTGGCGCATTCCGTTCGCGATCGGCGCCGCGGCCGCGCTGGTCGCACTGTGGCTGCGGCGGAACATGGTGGAAACCGAATCCTTCGTGCGCACCGAATCCGATGCCGGCGCCTCGCAGCAGCAGGCCCAAGGCACGCTGCGCGCACTGATGCGGCATCCGCGCGCGGTCCTCAGCGTGGTCGGCCTGACGATGGGCGGCACGTTGGCCTTCTATACGTACACGACCTACGTGCACAAGTTCCTCGTCAACAGCGCCGGCATGGCCGCCGAAACGGCCAGCCTGATCAACGCGTCCACGCTGTTCGTCTACATGCTGCTGCAGCCCGTCGTCGGCGCGCTGTCGGACCGCATCGGCCGGCGCCGCATCCTGATCGCCTTCGGCGTGCTCGGCACGCTTTTCACCGTGCCGATCCTCAGCCAGCTCCAGGACGTGCGGAGCGCCACCGAGGCGTTCTGGCTGGTAATGGCCGCGCTGGTGATCGTGAGCGGCTACACCGCGATCAATGCGGTGGTGAAGGCGGAGCTGTTCCCGGTGGAGATCCGCGCCCTTGGAGTGGGCCTGCCCTACGCGCTGACCGTGGCGATCTTCGGCGGCACCGCGGACATGGTGGCGCTGTGGTTCAAGCGGGCCGGCATGGAAACCGGCTTCTACTGGTACGTCAGCGCCTGCATCGCGTGTTCGCTGCTGGTGTACCTGTGGATGCCCGATACCCGCAGGACGTCGCTGATCGACCGCGACAGCGACTGA
- a CDS encoding primosomal protein N', with protein MPPSPVLRIALPVPLPQAFDYLPPPGHAPTAGDVGKRVRVPFGSRELVGVVASVEPRTDDVPELREALALLDDAPLVQGELLESLHWLARYTHAPLGEVFATALPTALRQGEPLPDTHAWQWRLTDAGLTQRDRLRSGSRPRRLADLLAAVPLDEDALDLHLDEGRATARTLAKRGLAERVAVPATMPVPVPRAGPLLNEQQREAADAIIASHGFAALLLDGVTGSGKTEVYLQAIADCLARGRQALVLVPEIGLTPQTLSRFRDRLGVPVHALHSGLNDGERARTWAACLRGEARVVVGTRSAVFTPLPEAGLIIVDEEHDGSYKQQDGIRYHARDFALVRGKALDVPVVLGSATPSLETLHNARSGRYTHLRLSRRAGEAQPPSVRVLDMRKRPQQAGLLADTLQALRQAVDAGGQALVFKNRRGYAPVLLCHDCGWNAHCKRCDASMTVHAGGKRLQCHHCGARQPAPLACPDCGGLALQPQGIGTERLEELLVETFQDVPVLRVDRSTTQKRDGLAQQLAKLGEAPGILVGTQILAKGHDLPHLTRVAVVGVDEGLFSTDFRATEKLAQQLIQVAGRAGRAGKRGDVWLQTHHPDHPLLDTLINGGYHAFADAELEQRRMAGFPPFAHLALLRAEAQHVDAAQQFLQAAKQALRAHDATLELHGPLPAPMPRRAGLHRVQLLLSSPERRSLHRTLDLALPQIHALPEARRTRWSLDVDPMDLY; from the coding sequence ATGCCTCCCTCCCCCGTCCTGCGGATCGCCCTGCCGGTACCCCTGCCGCAGGCATTCGACTACCTGCCGCCGCCCGGCCATGCCCCGACCGCCGGGGACGTCGGCAAACGGGTGCGCGTGCCGTTCGGCAGCCGCGAACTGGTCGGCGTGGTCGCCTCCGTCGAGCCCCGGACCGACGACGTGCCCGAGCTGCGCGAAGCCTTGGCTCTGCTGGACGACGCGCCGCTCGTGCAGGGAGAGCTCCTGGAATCGCTGCACTGGCTGGCCCGCTATACCCATGCTCCGCTCGGTGAAGTGTTCGCGACCGCGCTGCCGACTGCCCTGCGCCAGGGCGAGCCACTGCCTGACACGCACGCCTGGCAGTGGCGGCTGACCGACGCCGGGCTGACCCAGCGCGACCGCCTCAGGAGCGGCAGCCGCCCCCGCCGCCTGGCCGATCTGCTGGCCGCCGTGCCGCTGGACGAGGACGCGCTGGACCTGCATCTGGACGAAGGCCGCGCGACGGCGCGAACCCTGGCCAAGCGCGGGCTCGCCGAGCGCGTCGCCGTGCCGGCCACCATGCCGGTTCCCGTGCCCCGCGCAGGTCCGCTTCTCAATGAGCAGCAGCGCGAGGCGGCGGACGCCATCATCGCGTCGCATGGCTTCGCTGCACTGCTCCTCGACGGCGTGACCGGCAGCGGCAAGACCGAGGTCTACCTGCAGGCCATCGCGGACTGCCTGGCGCGTGGGCGGCAGGCGCTGGTACTGGTCCCCGAGATCGGGCTGACGCCGCAGACGCTGTCGCGTTTTCGCGACCGCCTGGGCGTGCCGGTGCACGCGCTGCACTCCGGCCTCAACGATGGCGAACGCGCCCGCACCTGGGCCGCCTGCCTGCGCGGCGAGGCGCGGGTGGTGGTCGGCACGCGCTCGGCGGTATTCACGCCGCTGCCGGAGGCGGGCCTGATCATCGTCGACGAGGAACACGACGGCAGCTACAAGCAGCAGGACGGCATCCGGTACCACGCCCGCGATTTCGCGCTGGTGCGCGGCAAGGCGCTGGACGTGCCGGTGGTGCTCGGCAGCGCGACACCGTCGCTGGAGACGCTGCACAACGCGCGCAGCGGGCGCTACACGCACCTGCGACTGTCGCGGCGTGCCGGCGAGGCCCAGCCCCCCAGCGTACGCGTGCTGGACATGCGCAAGCGTCCACAACAGGCCGGCCTGCTCGCCGACACGCTGCAGGCCCTGCGGCAGGCCGTCGACGCCGGAGGGCAGGCGCTCGTGTTCAAGAACCGCCGTGGCTATGCGCCGGTACTGCTGTGCCACGACTGCGGCTGGAATGCGCACTGCAAGCGCTGCGATGCCTCGATGACGGTGCACGCCGGCGGCAAGCGCCTGCAGTGCCACCATTGCGGCGCACGCCAACCGGCACCGTTGGCCTGCCCGGACTGTGGCGGACTGGCGCTGCAACCGCAGGGCATCGGCACCGAGCGGCTGGAAGAGTTGCTGGTCGAGACCTTCCAGGACGTGCCGGTGCTGCGCGTGGACCGCAGCACCACGCAGAAACGCGACGGCTTGGCGCAACAACTGGCGAAGCTGGGCGAGGCGCCGGGCATCCTGGTCGGCACGCAGATCCTGGCCAAGGGCCACGACCTGCCGCATCTCACCCGCGTGGCCGTGGTGGGCGTGGACGAAGGCCTGTTCTCCACCGATTTCCGCGCGACCGAGAAACTCGCGCAGCAGCTGATCCAGGTGGCCGGTCGCGCCGGACGTGCGGGTAAGCGCGGCGATGTCTGGCTGCAGACGCATCATCCCGACCACCCGTTGCTGGATACGCTCATCAACGGCGGCTACCACGCCTTCGCCGATGCCGAACTCGAGCAGCGGCGGATGGCGGGCTTCCCGCCGTTCGCGCATCTCGCCCTGTTGCGTGCCGAAGCCCAACACGTCGATGCCGCGCAGCAGTTCCTGCAGGCCGCGAAGCAGGCCCTGCGTGCGCACGATGCGACCCTCGAACTGCATGGCCCGTTGCCCGCGCCGATGCCGCGCCGCGCAGGCCTGCATCGCGTGCAGCTGCTGCTCTCCTCGCCGGAGCGCCGCAGCCTGCACCGCACGCTGGATCTGGCACTGCCACAGATACATGCCTTGCCGGAAGCGCGCCGTACGCGCTGGTCGCTGGATGTGGACCCGATGGACCTCTACTGA